A single genomic interval of Polyangia bacterium harbors:
- a CDS encoding D-alanine--D-alanine ligase — translation MTGHRKIGVLLGGLSGERDVSIRSGEAIVAALQERGHDAVPVFVDRDIDLVLRQMRIDVAFVALHGRYGEDGCIQGLLEVLGIPYTGSGVLASALAMNKAKTKEILRLHNLPTAPGYVIAADSGEDLIESHGSFGFPVVVKPSGEGSSLGVQVARDELELEAGVEEAMRFDDDVLIERFVEGKEISVGVLEGKALGAVEIVPRRGFYDFQNKYTAGRSDYYFPARLSPERYRSVLRLGTLACEALGCEGAARVDLIVSDRGNEIILEVNTLPGMTPTSLLPKIAHGAGLSFEDLVEEILKGARLRAHGHRRDRRAVQVDFQGPERRTGFLPEAH, via the coding sequence ATGACGGGTCATCGCAAGATCGGTGTGCTGCTGGGCGGTCTGTCGGGCGAACGTGATGTCTCCATCCGCTCGGGGGAGGCGATCGTGGCGGCGCTGCAGGAGCGCGGGCATGACGCCGTCCCGGTGTTCGTCGATCGCGACATCGATCTGGTCTTGCGGCAGATGCGCATCGACGTGGCGTTTGTCGCCCTGCACGGCCGCTACGGCGAGGACGGCTGCATTCAAGGTTTACTTGAAGTTTTGGGGATCCCTTACACCGGCTCGGGCGTGCTGGCCTCGGCGCTGGCCATGAACAAGGCCAAGACGAAGGAGATCCTGCGCCTGCACAACCTGCCCACGGCGCCCGGTTATGTCATCGCCGCCGATTCGGGCGAGGACCTGATCGAAAGCCACGGGTCGTTCGGGTTTCCGGTGGTGGTCAAACCTTCGGGCGAGGGCTCGTCGCTGGGCGTGCAGGTGGCGCGCGACGAACTGGAGCTGGAAGCGGGCGTCGAAGAGGCGATGCGCTTTGACGACGACGTGCTGATCGAACGCTTCGTCGAAGGCAAGGAGATCTCGGTCGGCGTGCTGGAGGGCAAGGCGCTCGGCGCGGTGGAGATCGTCCCGCGGCGCGGGTTCTATGACTTTCAGAACAAGTACACCGCTGGTCGGTCGGACTATTATTTTCCGGCCCGCCTGTCCCCTGAGCGCTATCGCTCGGTGCTGCGCCTGGGGACGCTGGCCTGCGAGGCGCTGGGCTGCGAGGGCGCGGCGCGCGTCGATCTGATCGTCAGCGATCGCGGCAACGAGATCATCCTGGAGGTCAACACCCTGCCGGGCATGACCCCCACCAGCCTGCTGCCGAAGATCGCCCACGGCGCCGGCCTGTCCTTCGAAGATCTGGTGGAAGAGATCTTGAAAGGCGCCCGGCTACGCGCTCACGGGCATCGCCGCGACCGGCGCGCCGTGCAAGTGGACTTCCAGGGGCCAGAGCGCCGCACCGGCTTTCTCCCGGAAGCGCACTAA
- the ppk1 gene encoding polyphosphate kinase 1, whose translation MARRSRKPVLVKPPSANDAASAALFINRELSWLEFNGRVLEEARDPSVPLLERLKFLTIVASNLDEFFMVRVAGLKQQLSGNVAETPPDGLTAAQQLAAISARAHAMVAEQYRLWRTDIGPGLEQAGVRWRRPAQLAPEQKAAFLSYFSREVWPVLTPLAVDPGHPFPILRNRSLNLAILLHKEREKVARRETIIAVVQVPSLLARVMDVPSAPANGAPADGAAPTRFSYLLLEDLIAMQAGELFPGFRVVGCSAFRVTRNFDLSIDEDEADDLVKTIQKELRRRERGSAVRLEIAHDSPPEVVNFLRTALRLENDDVYLIDGPLHLADLAPIYGRDDLREYKADAFSPQIVPPLQEYDDIFRVIAQRDILLQHPYESFEDVVEFISEAAGDPNVLAIKQTLYRTSADSPIVRALTRAAENGKQVTAVVELKARFDEAPNIQWARTLEDAGVHVVYGLLGLKTHCKVALVVRREGAHIKRYVHLSTGNYNPSTARVYGDISYFTARDAYADDAGALFNLLTGYSSPPSWKRFEVAPLGLHERILALVERETALGPRGKIVAKMNALVDAPVIKALYRASQAGVSIDLIVRGICCLRPGVPGTSDNIRVISVVDRFLEHSRVFYFENGGKREVYLSSADWMPRNFLRRVEVMFPIDDDGLRDRVVDEILQTTLADNVKARRLLADGTYVRTRQDQPSAGSGGNGVATLRPGLRSQARFMELAREKAQAPAVPGGSSGGYPVRSTPQAARAGGSGPPPAGVLTPAPELSSLSSVPPAPVVPKSGGSSG comes from the coding sequence TTGGCGCGCCGATCCCGCAAGCCCGTCCTGGTCAAGCCGCCGTCAGCGAACGACGCGGCCAGCGCGGCGCTGTTCATCAACCGCGAACTGTCCTGGCTGGAATTCAACGGACGCGTCCTGGAAGAAGCGCGCGATCCGTCGGTGCCGCTGCTGGAACGCCTGAAGTTCCTCACCATCGTTGCCTCCAACCTGGACGAGTTCTTCATGGTGCGCGTCGCCGGCTTGAAGCAGCAGCTGTCCGGCAACGTCGCCGAGACGCCGCCCGACGGTTTGACCGCCGCGCAACAGCTGGCCGCGATCAGCGCCCGCGCTCACGCGATGGTGGCGGAACAGTATCGCCTGTGGCGCACCGACATCGGTCCGGGCCTGGAACAGGCCGGCGTCCGCTGGCGACGGCCGGCCCAGCTGGCACCCGAACAGAAAGCGGCCTTTTTGTCGTATTTCTCGCGCGAGGTGTGGCCGGTGCTGACGCCGCTGGCGGTGGATCCCGGCCATCCGTTTCCCATCCTGCGCAACCGCAGCCTGAACCTGGCCATCTTGCTGCACAAGGAACGCGAGAAGGTGGCCCGCCGCGAGACCATCATCGCCGTGGTGCAGGTGCCGTCGCTGCTGGCGCGGGTGATGGACGTGCCCTCGGCCCCTGCGAACGGAGCGCCGGCCGACGGCGCCGCGCCGACCCGGTTTTCCTATCTGCTGCTGGAAGATCTGATCGCCATGCAGGCCGGCGAGCTGTTCCCTGGTTTTCGGGTGGTGGGCTGCAGCGCCTTCCGGGTGACGCGCAACTTCGACCTCAGCATCGACGAGGACGAGGCCGACGATCTGGTGAAGACCATCCAGAAAGAGCTGCGGCGACGGGAGCGCGGCAGCGCTGTGCGTCTGGAGATCGCCCACGACTCGCCGCCCGAGGTGGTGAATTTTCTGCGCACCGCCCTGCGCCTCGAGAACGACGACGTCTATCTGATCGACGGGCCGTTGCACCTGGCTGATCTGGCGCCCATCTACGGCCGCGACGATCTGCGCGAGTACAAGGCCGACGCCTTCTCGCCGCAGATCGTGCCGCCGCTGCAGGAATACGACGATATTTTCCGGGTCATCGCCCAGCGGGACATCCTGCTGCAACACCCGTACGAATCGTTCGAAGACGTGGTCGAATTCATCTCCGAGGCAGCCGGCGATCCCAATGTCCTGGCCATCAAACAGACGCTGTACCGAACCAGCGCCGATTCGCCCATCGTGCGGGCGTTGACCCGGGCCGCCGAAAACGGCAAGCAGGTGACGGCGGTGGTCGAGCTGAAGGCGCGTTTCGACGAGGCGCCGAACATTCAGTGGGCGCGCACCCTGGAAGACGCCGGCGTGCACGTGGTGTACGGCCTGCTTGGCCTCAAGACCCACTGCAAGGTGGCGCTGGTGGTGCGGCGTGAAGGCGCGCACATCAAGCGGTACGTCCATCTGTCGACCGGCAACTACAACCCCAGCACCGCCCGGGTCTACGGCGACATCTCTTATTTCACCGCTCGCGACGCGTACGCCGACGACGCCGGCGCGCTGTTTAACTTATTGACCGGGTATTCGTCGCCGCCGTCTTGGAAGCGCTTCGAGGTGGCGCCGCTGGGCCTGCACGAGCGCATCCTGGCACTGGTCGAACGAGAGACGGCGCTGGGCCCGCGCGGGAAAATTGTTGCCAAGATGAACGCCCTGGTCGACGCGCCGGTGATCAAGGCGCTGTACCGGGCGTCGCAGGCGGGCGTCTCGATCGATCTCATCGTGCGTGGCATCTGCTGCCTGCGACCCGGCGTGCCCGGCACCAGCGACAACATCCGGGTGATCAGCGTAGTCGATCGCTTCCTGGAACACTCGCGCGTCTTCTATTTCGAAAACGGCGGCAAGCGCGAGGTGTACCTGTCGTCGGCCGACTGGATGCCGCGCAACTTCCTGCGCCGGGTCGAGGTGATGTTCCCCATAGACGACGATGGACTGCGCGACCGCGTGGTCGATGAGATCCTGCAGACCACATTGGCCGACAACGTCAAGGCGCGGCGCCTTTTGGCCGATGGAACGTACGTGCGCACACGACAAGACCAGCCCAGCGCGGGATCGGGCGGTAACGGCGTGGCGACGTTGCGTCCAGGCTTGCGCAGCCAGGCGCGTTTCATGGAGCTGGCGCGCGAAAAAGCGCAGGCTCCCGCCGTGCCCGGCGGCAGTAGCGGCGGCTATCCGGTGCGTTCGACGCCGCAGGCGGCG